From Chromatiales bacterium, a single genomic window includes:
- a CDS encoding DUF481 domain-containing protein, whose translation MLRQTIYVSSLCLWAVSAMAQEAGGPADPWSGSAELGASTTSGNTDTRNVNAKAEVLYELDRWRHTLNGEGLFASDSGEDTAERYVAAYQADAKLSPRSYLYGTVRGEVDKFSGYDYRLSEALGYGYRVWEAGDLGHLDLEGGPGARQSKPEDGAREEEAILRLKAKYRHSWTATTRFSQDFLVESGEDNTYAESVTGLKVRINSALAMKLSFTAKRNSEVPAGTKKTDTLSAVNLVYDF comes from the coding sequence ATGCTTCGTCAGACGATCTATGTTAGCAGTCTCTGCCTGTGGGCCGTGAGCGCCATGGCCCAGGAGGCCGGCGGCCCCGCCGACCCCTGGAGCGGTTCGGCCGAGCTGGGCGCCAGCACCACCAGCGGCAATACGGATACCCGTAACGTGAACGCCAAGGCGGAGGTGCTCTACGAACTGGATCGCTGGCGCCACACGCTCAATGGCGAGGGCCTGTTCGCCTCCGACTCCGGCGAGGACACGGCCGAGCGCTACGTGGCCGCCTACCAGGCGGATGCCAAACTGAGCCCGCGCAGTTACCTCTACGGTACGGTGCGCGGCGAGGTGGACAAGTTCAGCGGCTATGATTACCGTCTCTCCGAGGCGCTGGGTTACGGCTACCGTGTCTGGGAGGCCGGCGACCTGGGCCACCTGGACCTGGAAGGCGGCCCCGGTGCGCGCCAGAGCAAGCCCGAGGACGGGGCGCGCGAGGAGGAGGCCATCCTGCGCCTGAAGGCGAAGTACCGCCACAGCTGGACGGCGACCACCCGCTTCAGTCAGGACTTCCTGGTGGAATCGGGTGAAGACAACACCTATGCGGAGTCGGTGACCGGCCTCAAGGTGCGCATCAACAGCGCCCTGGCCATGAAACTCAGCTTTACCGCCAAGCGCAACAGCGAGGTGCCGGCCGGCACGAAGAAGACCGACACCCTCAGCGCCGTGAACCTCGTCTACGATTTCT
- a CDS encoding (Fe-S)-binding protein: MPPPNPKLAATDRCVMCGMCLPHCPTYGKTRNEADSPRGRIALMQGLNSSRLAVDEHLLAHLDGCLACRACESVCPSGVPYGELIDAVREELNDARQAGAGARLGQEFIDSRRLRRVTTKALRFYQASGLQRLARASGVLRATGLARAEALLPRIDTANLQPRGEGPTVALFTGCASEVFDRRTLADTLTVLGALGYRVEIPATQACCGAIDRHAGRSSRADDLMQRNLAAFDAPYQAIIGTASGCTAQLAEYDRAGDDERGPSFAGRVVDVSRFLAQALAERELNLAPLQARVAIHAPCSLTHVLKAAAWPRRLLEHIPGLELLDLPDNARCCGAAGSYMLTQPDMADQLREDKLAHLRNLRPDILVTSNIGCALHLRAGLEAEGMAIEALHPVSLVARQMGL, translated from the coding sequence ATGCCGCCGCCCAACCCGAAACTGGCCGCCACCGACCGCTGTGTGATGTGCGGCATGTGCCTCCCGCACTGCCCCACCTACGGCAAGACGCGCAACGAGGCCGACTCCCCGCGCGGGCGCATCGCCCTGATGCAGGGCCTGAACAGCAGCCGCCTCGCCGTGGACGAGCACCTGCTCGCCCACCTGGACGGCTGCCTGGCCTGCCGCGCCTGCGAGTCGGTCTGTCCCTCGGGCGTGCCCTACGGCGAGCTGATCGATGCGGTACGCGAGGAGCTGAATGACGCCCGGCAGGCAGGGGCGGGGGCAAGACTCGGGCAGGAGTTTATCGATTCACGCCGTCTGCGGCGCGTGACCACAAAGGCCTTGCGGTTTTACCAGGCCAGCGGCCTGCAGCGGCTGGCCCGCGCCAGCGGCGTGCTGCGGGCCACCGGGCTGGCGCGGGCCGAGGCCCTGCTGCCGCGCATCGACACCGCCAACCTGCAGCCACGGGGCGAGGGCCCGACGGTGGCGCTGTTCACCGGCTGCGCCAGCGAGGTCTTCGACCGGCGCACGCTGGCCGACACCCTCACCGTGCTCGGCGCCCTCGGCTACCGGGTCGAGATCCCGGCCACCCAGGCCTGCTGCGGGGCCATCGACCGGCACGCCGGTCGCAGCAGCCGCGCCGATGACCTGATGCAGCGCAACCTGGCCGCCTTCGATGCCCCCTACCAGGCCATCATCGGCACGGCGAGCGGCTGCACCGCCCAGCTCGCCGAGTACGACCGGGCCGGCGACGACGAACGGGGCCCGTCCTTCGCCGGGCGCGTCGTCGACGTCAGCCGGTTCCTGGCCCAGGCCCTGGCCGAACGGGAACTCAATCTCGCCCCGCTCCAGGCCCGCGTCGCCATCCACGCCCCCTGCTCGCTCACCCACGTCCTCAAGGCCGCCGCCTGGCCACGCCGCCTGCTCGAACACATCCCGGGCCTCGAACTGCTCGACCTGCCCGACAACGCCCGCTGCTGCGGTGCCGCCGGCAGCTACATGCTCACCCAGCCCGACATGGCCGACCAGCTCCGGGAAGACAAGCTCGCCCACCTGCGCAACCTCAGGCCGGACATCCTCGTCACCAGCAACATCGGCTGCGCCCTGCACCTGCGCGCCGGCCTCGAGGCCGAAGGCATGGCGATCGAGGCACTGCATCCGGTGTCGCTGGTGGCCAGGCAGATGGGGTTATAA
- a CDS encoding oxidative damage protection protein: MARMVQCVKLGKEAEGLDLPPYPGDLGKRIWENVSKEAWQAWLRHQTMLINEYRLTPVDPKARKFLEEEMEKFFFSGEETAKPEGYVPPES, from the coding sequence ATGGCTCGCATGGTGCAATGCGTCAAGCTGGGTAAGGAGGCCGAAGGCCTCGACCTGCCGCCCTATCCGGGGGATCTCGGCAAGCGGATCTGGGAAAACGTCTCCAAGGAGGCCTGGCAGGCGTGGCTGCGCCACCAGACCATGCTCATCAACGAGTACCGCCTCACCCCGGTGGACCCCAAGGCCCGCAAGTTCCTCGAGGAGGAGATGGAAAAGTTCTTCTTCAGTGGCGAGGAAACGGCCAAGCCGGAAGGCTACGTACCGCCGGAATCCTGA
- the mutY gene encoding A/G-specific adenine glycosylase — protein MRMDEFARRLLTWFDEHGRADLPWKRQGDAYAVWVSEIMLQQTQVATVVPYFERFMARFPTLAVLAGAPVDEVLHHWTGLGYYARARNLHRAACIVVDEHGGELPADIEALEALPGIGRSTAGAILAQAHGQRHAILDGNVKRVLARHHLVEGYPGQAAVLKALWALAERHTPAARVADYTQAIMDLGATVCTRARPRCSACPVAGDCAAQAQGRQAELPARRPKKALPERETVMLLAVNPAGEVLLARRPPSGLWGGLWGFPEFADADAARAWCARELGTEPAQEAAWEPIVHSFSHFRLHITPLVFRLQAPANRVMEADGQVWYNTSLSPPGGFATPVKRLIERLRAEQTGASNGSHGAMRQAG, from the coding sequence ATGCGTATGGATGAGTTCGCCCGCCGCCTGCTGACCTGGTTCGACGAGCACGGTCGCGCCGATCTGCCCTGGAAGCGGCAGGGCGACGCCTATGCCGTGTGGGTCTCGGAGATCATGCTGCAGCAGACCCAGGTCGCCACCGTGGTCCCCTATTTCGAGCGCTTCATGGCCCGCTTCCCCACGCTGGCCGTGCTGGCCGGGGCGCCAGTCGACGAGGTGCTGCATCACTGGACCGGGCTGGGCTACTACGCCCGCGCCCGCAACCTGCACCGGGCGGCCTGCATCGTGGTGGACGAGCATGGCGGCGAGCTGCCGGCGGACATCGAGGCGCTGGAGGCCCTGCCGGGCATCGGCCGCTCCACCGCCGGCGCCATCCTGGCCCAGGCCCACGGGCAGCGGCATGCGATCCTCGACGGCAACGTGAAGCGCGTGCTCGCCCGCCACCACCTGGTCGAGGGCTACCCGGGGCAGGCGGCGGTGCTCAAGGCCCTCTGGGCCCTCGCCGAGCGGCACACGCCGGCGGCGCGCGTGGCTGATTACACCCAGGCCATCATGGACCTGGGCGCCACGGTCTGTACCCGCGCCCGCCCGCGCTGCAGCGCCTGCCCGGTGGCCGGCGACTGCGCGGCACAGGCGCAGGGCCGGCAGGCGGAGCTGCCGGCGCGCCGGCCGAAGAAGGCCCTGCCCGAGCGCGAGACCGTGATGCTGCTGGCCGTCAACCCGGCGGGCGAGGTGCTGCTGGCCCGCCGGCCACCCAGCGGCCTCTGGGGCGGGCTCTGGGGCTTTCCCGAGTTCGCGGACGCCGACGCCGCACGGGCCTGGTGTGCCCGCGAACTGGGCACCGAACCGGCGCAGGAGGCGGCCTGGGAGCCCATCGTGCACAGCTTCAGCCACTTCCGCCTGCACATCACCCCGCTGGTGTTCCGCCTGCAAGCCCCTGCAAACCGTGTGATGGAAGCCGATGGCCAGGTCTGGTATAACACTTCGCTTTCGCCACCGGGCGGCTTCGCCACACCGGTGAAACGTCTCATCGAGCGTTTACGCGCAGAACAGACAGGAGCAAGCAATGGCTCGCATGGTGCAATGCGTCAAGCTGGGTAA
- a CDS encoding AsmA family protein, with the protein MKWLKWAGLAVVAVVLVLAVAIGIFVATFDPNAYKSQITQGVHEATGRELAIEGEIDLTFFPLGFSLGETRLSNAAGFGDAPFASVDEVAVRVAILPLLKNEVRIDRVVLRGLSLDLQRNAQGVTNWDDLVPAQSEVPGEARGEETAQPAPGRPPAEARPLPTIWIGGVDISAARVSWRDAQAGTEMRLDPFNLRTGAFAIGEPMALHMDLRIEQGSPVTVLTAALDAEVTADPAAGAYRIADLVLDVAASGRDVPAGRVEARLGAGIVADLNAQTAKVSDLRLETLGMQLTGQAAATGLLGDLRVNGSIASDRFSPRDLMQRLAIAAPETSDDNVLNKAELRAGFAATKDSAQLEDLTVVLDDTTLKGTASVAGFARPAVRFGLTVDAINVDRYLPPTPEPAPAPAAGAAAADTPIELPMALLRSLDLEGTADVGEAIVSGIVLSDIHATLSAKNGLIRVDPMGLTLYGGSLKGNASLDARGDSPVYRTSQALRGMDMGALQADMLEKVWLTGQTEMDADITTSGDRLSALKRGLNGDLRFAFKDGAIQDEKLARIVRLIETTIYEDKTAGEGGAREVRFTSLTGTAAIRNGVASNRDLHVLTPILQAKGEGSVNLVESRMNYSFGVAKLGGSRTYLYTTVKGPLDDLSYNPDLERFAKDKLGEKAEAEVQQKKQEFKQDVEEKVKDKLKGLFDR; encoded by the coding sequence ATGAAGTGGTTGAAGTGGGCAGGTTTGGCGGTAGTGGCCGTGGTGCTGGTGCTGGCGGTCGCGATCGGCATCTTCGTCGCCACCTTCGATCCCAATGCCTACAAGTCGCAGATCACCCAGGGCGTGCACGAGGCCACCGGCCGCGAGCTGGCCATCGAGGGCGAGATCGACCTCACCTTCTTCCCGCTGGGCTTCAGCCTGGGCGAGACGCGCCTGAGCAACGCCGCCGGCTTTGGCGATGCGCCGTTCGCCAGTGTCGACGAGGTGGCGGTGCGCGTGGCCATCCTGCCGCTGCTGAAGAACGAGGTGCGCATCGACCGGGTGGTGCTGCGTGGCCTCAGCCTGGACCTGCAGCGCAACGCCCAGGGCGTGACCAACTGGGACGACCTGGTGCCGGCCCAGAGTGAGGTCCCGGGTGAGGCTCGGGGCGAGGAGACGGCGCAGCCGGCCCCCGGGCGCCCGCCCGCCGAGGCGCGCCCCCTGCCGACCATCTGGATCGGCGGCGTGGACATCTCCGCGGCCCGGGTCTCCTGGCGCGACGCCCAGGCGGGCACCGAGATGCGGCTGGACCCCTTCAACCTGCGCACCGGTGCCTTCGCCATCGGCGAGCCCATGGCCCTGCACATGGACCTGCGTATCGAACAGGGCAGCCCCGTCACCGTGCTCACCGCCGCACTGGATGCCGAGGTCACCGCCGACCCGGCCGCCGGCGCCTACCGCATCGCCGACCTGGTGCTGGACGTGGCCGCCAGTGGCCGGGACGTCCCGGCCGGCCGGGTCGAGGCGCGCCTGGGCGCCGGGATCGTCGCCGACCTTAATGCGCAGACGGCCAAGGTCAGCGACCTGCGCCTCGAGACCCTGGGCATGCAGCTCACCGGGCAGGCGGCGGCCACCGGGCTGCTGGGTGATCTCCGGGTCAACGGCAGTATCGCCTCCGACCGTTTCAGTCCGCGCGACCTGATGCAGCGCCTGGCCATCGCCGCGCCCGAGACCAGCGATGACAACGTGCTGAACAAGGCCGAGCTGCGCGCCGGGTTCGCCGCCACCAAGGACAGCGCGCAGCTCGAGGACCTGACCGTGGTGCTGGACGACACCACGCTCAAGGGCACGGCCAGCGTGGCCGGCTTCGCCCGGCCGGCCGTGCGCTTCGGCCTCACCGTGGATGCCATCAACGTCGACCGTTACCTGCCGCCCACCCCCGAACCGGCGCCCGCGCCGGCCGCTGGGGCCGCGGCTGCCGATACGCCCATCGAGCTGCCGATGGCGCTGCTGCGCAGCCTCGATCTCGAGGGCACCGCCGACGTGGGCGAGGCGATCGTGAGCGGCATCGTGCTCTCCGACATCCATGCCACGCTCTCGGCGAAGAATGGCCTGATCCGTGTTGACCCCATGGGACTCACGCTCTACGGCGGCAGCCTCAAGGGCAACGCGAGTCTCGATGCGCGCGGCGACAGCCCCGTCTACCGCACCAGCCAGGCGCTGCGCGGCATGGACATGGGCGCCCTGCAGGCCGACATGCTGGAGAAGGTCTGGCTCACCGGCCAGACGGAGATGGATGCCGATATCACCACCAGCGGCGACCGGCTCTCCGCCCTCAAGCGCGGCCTCAACGGCGACCTGCGTTTCGCCTTCAAGGACGGCGCCATCCAGGACGAGAAGCTCGCCCGCATCGTGCGGCTCATCGAGACCACCATCTACGAGGACAAGACCGCCGGCGAGGGCGGGGCGCGGGAGGTGCGCTTCACCAGCCTCACTGGCACGGCCGCCATCCGCAACGGCGTGGCCAGCAACAGGGACCTGCACGTCCTCACCCCCATCCTGCAGGCGAAGGGCGAGGGCAGCGTGAACCTGGTCGAGAGCCGCATGAACTACAGCTTCGGCGTCGCCAAGCTGGGTGGCTCGCGCACCTATCTCTACACCACGGTGAAGGGGCCCCTGGACGACCTCAGCTACAACCCCGACCTCGAGCGCTTCGCCAAGGACAAGCTGGGCGAGAAGGCCGAGGCCGAGGTGCAGCAGAAGAAGCAGGAGTTCAAGCAGGACGTCGAGGAGAAGGTGAAGGACAAGCTCAAGGGGCTGTTCGACCGCTAG
- a CDS encoding DUF2333 family protein: MRDTLLDWLAALRDALTRLGQRLLRLYHPDTWRRKGFSWSVGIVAATLLVFVLILGLYWSDEPEPFDVRAHAQSLAQARTGAADTSLVTGEVTTATLIRVAGTLLDKPGGYLSNDIFPPGLYLDNIPNWEYGVLVQVRDLSRALRNDISRSQSQSAEDRDLIIAEPQFSFDSESWMLPPTEREYREGIRALERYLARLSDTDQADAQFYARADNLREWLGMVEKRLGSLSQRLSASVGQTRINTDLAGERAAQQSTLRPGEMLVKTPRFEVDDVFYEARGAAWALLHFLKAAEHDFRPALEDKNAVISLRQIIRELEATQQPIWSPIILNGNGFGIITNHSLVMASYLSRANAAVIDLRNLLEQG, from the coding sequence ATGCGTGACACCCTGCTCGACTGGCTGGCCGCCCTGCGCGACGCCCTCACCCGCCTGGGCCAGCGCCTGCTGCGTCTCTATCACCCCGACACCTGGCGTCGCAAGGGCTTTTCCTGGAGCGTCGGTATCGTGGCTGCCACCCTGCTGGTGTTCGTGCTGATCCTCGGCCTGTACTGGAGCGACGAGCCGGAGCCCTTCGACGTGCGCGCCCACGCCCAGTCGCTGGCCCAGGCGCGCACCGGCGCGGCGGATACCTCGCTGGTCACCGGCGAGGTGACCACGGCCACCCTGATCCGCGTGGCCGGCACTCTGCTCGACAAGCCCGGCGGCTATCTGAGCAACGACATCTTTCCCCCCGGGCTGTACCTGGACAACATCCCCAACTGGGAATACGGGGTGCTGGTGCAGGTGCGCGACCTCTCGCGTGCCCTGCGCAACGACATCAGCCGCTCCCAGTCCCAGTCGGCCGAGGACCGCGACCTCATCATCGCCGAGCCGCAGTTCAGCTTCGACAGCGAATCCTGGATGCTGCCGCCCACCGAACGCGAATACCGCGAGGGCATCCGGGCGCTGGAACGCTACCTCGCCCGCCTGAGCGACACGGACCAGGCCGACGCACAGTTCTACGCCCGCGCCGACAACCTGCGCGAGTGGCTCGGCATGGTGGAAAAACGCCTGGGCTCGCTGTCGCAGCGCCTCTCGGCCAGCGTCGGCCAGACCCGCATCAACACCGACCTGGCCGGCGAGCGTGCGGCCCAGCAGTCCACCCTGCGACCAGGCGAGATGCTGGTGAAGACACCCCGTTTCGAGGTAGATGACGTGTTCTACGAGGCGCGCGGCGCGGCCTGGGCCCTGCTGCACTTCCTCAAGGCCGCCGAGCACGACTTCCGGCCTGCGCTCGAGGACAAGAACGCCGTGATCAGCCTGCGCCAGATCATCCGCGAACTCGAGGCCACGCAGCAGCCGATCTGGAGCCCGATCATCCTCAACGGCAACGGCTTCGGTATCATCACCAACCACTCGCTGGTGATGGCCTCCTATCTCTCGCGCGCCAATGCGGCCGTGATCGATCTACGCAATCTGCTTGAGCAGGGCTAA
- the moaC gene encoding cyclic pyranopterin monophosphate synthase MoaC: protein MSKLTHFNAEGEAHMVDVGDKAVTDRVAVAEGRIRMAGETLALIRAGGHKKGDVLGIARIAGIMGAKRTADLIPLCHPIPLTHVSVEFALEDAPPAVHCRVTTRTAGQTGVEMEALTAVQVALLTIYDMCKAVDRGMSMDEVRLLKKAGGKSGDWERD from the coding sequence ATGAGCAAGCTGACACATTTCAACGCCGAGGGCGAGGCCCACATGGTCGATGTCGGCGACAAGGCGGTGACCGACCGCGTGGCGGTGGCCGAGGGGCGCATCCGCATGGCCGGGGAGACACTGGCGCTGATTCGTGCCGGTGGCCACAAGAAGGGCGACGTGCTCGGCATCGCGCGCATCGCCGGCATCATGGGTGCCAAGCGCACCGCCGACCTGATCCCGCTGTGTCATCCCATCCCGCTCACCCACGTGAGCGTGGAGTTCGCGCTGGAGGATGCGCCGCCCGCCGTACACTGCCGTGTCACCACCCGCACCGCCGGGCAGACGGGCGTGGAGATGGAGGCCCTCACGGCCGTGCAGGTGGCGCTACTGACCATCTACGACATGTGCAAGGCCGTGGATCGTGGCATGAGCATGGACGAGGTACGCCTGCTGAAGAAGGCCGGCGGCAAGTCGGGCGACTGGGAGCGTGACTAG